From Arachis stenosperma cultivar V10309 chromosome 2, arast.V10309.gnm1.PFL2, whole genome shotgun sequence, one genomic window encodes:
- the LOC130962942 gene encoding uncharacterized protein LOC130962942, translated as MMRMIKIEEAKPTRMALQLADRTFKFPHGVVEDLLVKVGKFIFPADFVVLDMEEEANTSIILGRPFLATAGAIIDVQKGELVLRLHEEKIVFNIFKAISYPKESIGECMLVDSME; from the coding sequence ATGATGAGAATGATTaagattgaggaagccaagccaacaagaatggcactcCAATTGGCTGACAGAACATTTAAGTTTCCACATGGGGTGGTGGAAGATTTGCTAGTGAAAGTAGGAAAATTCATTTTCCCTGCTGATTTCGTTGTGCTGGACATGGAAGAAGAGGCCAACACGTCAATtatcctaggaagaccatttctagctactgctggagccatcattgatgtgCAGAAAGGGGAACTAGTCTTGAGATTGCATGAAGAGAAAATAGTCTTTAACATCTTTAAAGCAATAAGTTACCCCAAAGAATCCATAGGAGAATGCATGCTGGTAGACTCCATGGAATAG